The proteins below are encoded in one region of Clostridium estertheticum:
- a CDS encoding 3-keto-5-aminohexanoate cleavage protein, with amino-acid sequence MEKLIITAAICGAEVTKEHNLNVPYTVLEIAIEAEKAYKAGASIIHLHVRKDDGTPTQDLIRFDACMKAIKERCPDVIIQPSTGGAVGMSNAERLQPINLRPEMATLDAGTCNFGGDDIFVNTENTIKEFGERMIESGVKPEIEVFDKGMIDMAIRLQKKGFIKTPMHFNFVMGVNGGINASPRDLLFMQESIPAGSTFTVSGIGRYEFQMVAMAIIMGGHVRVGFEDNVYIEKGVPAKSNAELVERVVRIAKDLSREIATPHEARKILGLLP; translated from the coding sequence ATGGAAAAATTAATAATTACTGCAGCTATATGCGGAGCTGAAGTTACAAAAGAACATAATCTAAATGTGCCTTATACTGTTCTTGAAATAGCAATAGAAGCTGAAAAAGCATATAAAGCAGGAGCTAGCATTATTCATTTACATGTAAGGAAAGATGATGGAACACCTACTCAAGACTTAATAAGATTCGATGCATGCATGAAAGCTATAAAAGAAAGGTGCCCAGATGTAATCATTCAACCGTCAACTGGTGGAGCAGTAGGGATGAGTAACGCAGAAAGATTACAACCTATAAATCTTAGACCAGAAATGGCAACTTTAGATGCAGGAACTTGTAATTTTGGTGGAGATGACATATTTGTAAATACTGAAAATACAATTAAAGAATTTGGAGAAAGGATGATTGAATCTGGCGTAAAACCGGAAATTGAAGTTTTTGATAAGGGAATGATAGACATGGCTATAAGACTTCAAAAGAAAGGTTTTATTAAAACACCAATGCATTTTAATTTTGTTATGGGTGTAAATGGTGGGATTAATGCATCACCAAGAGATCTATTATTTATGCAAGAAAGTATACCAGCGGGAAGTACTTTCACAGTATCAGGAATTGGGAGATATGAGTTTCAAATGGTAGCTATGGCTATTATTATGGGTGGGCATGTAAGAGTTGGATTTGAAGATAATGTATATATTGAAAAGGGTGTCCCAGCTAAATCAAATGCAGAATTAGTAGAAAGAGTAGTTAGAATTGCGAAGGATCTTAGTAGAGAAATTGCAACTCCGCATGAAGCAAGAAAAATATTAGGTTTATTGCCTTAA
- a CDS encoding cupin domain-containing protein, translating to MNTKFFKNIEVAKALGLKEEVLYVENQVVSKTLTQTNNVSITLFAFDKGEEISTHSAPGDALVYVTEGQVTITIGDNDPVIVNEGEIILMPANTPHGLVANERFKMMLVIVNG from the coding sequence ATGAACACTAAATTTTTCAAGAATATAGAGGTTGCAAAGGCATTAGGACTAAAAGAAGAGGTATTATATGTAGAAAATCAAGTTGTTAGTAAAACATTAACACAAACAAATAACGTTAGTATAACGCTATTTGCTTTTGATAAGGGTGAAGAAATAAGTACACATTCAGCACCGGGAGACGCATTAGTATATGTAACAGAGGGACAAGTTACAATAACAATAGGAGATAATGATCCAGTTATTGTTAATGAAGGCGAAATAATATTAATGCCAGCAAATACACCTCATGGACTCGTGGCTAATGAGAGATTTAAAATGATGTTAGTTATAGTAAATGGTTAG
- a CDS encoding hotdog fold domain-containing protein gives MKSLIRLRMSAHDAHYGGNLVDGARMLQLFGDVATELLILNDGDEGLFKAYDAVEFLAPVYAGDYIEAVGEIVSVGNSSRKMIFEARKIIVPRPDINDSACDVLDKPIVVCKASGTCVVLKDKQRK, from the coding sequence ATGAAATCTTTAATTAGATTAAGAATGAGTGCTCATGATGCACATTATGGTGGGAATTTAGTGGATGGAGCAAGAATGCTTCAATTATTTGGTGATGTGGCTACAGAACTTTTAATTCTAAATGATGGTGATGAAGGATTATTCAAAGCCTATGATGCTGTAGAGTTCTTAGCACCAGTTTATGCAGGAGATTATATAGAGGCGGTTGGAGAAATAGTGAGTGTAGGGAATTCTTCAAGAAAAATGATTTTTGAGGCAAGGAAGATTATAGTGCCAAGACCAGATATAAATGATTCAGCTTGTGACGTATTAGATAAACCAATAGTTGTTTGTAAGGCAAGTGGGACTTGTGTAGTTCTAAAAGATAAACAAAGAAAATAG
- a CDS encoding YitT family protein, with product MKKIDFNKNVLDFLFVTIGCLLIAFSITSILRPNGLITGGITGISIILEKLIHIKYTYVYYILSILVLAVAWISMGKREGIKIITLSVVFPFVLIVFERFNYSFIKNDMMLASVYFGLICGIGSGLVLKRGFSMGGTDTVAKILHHKIFTFVSISEILLCIDGTLIASSVIVYNSNIALYAIISQIIMVNMIDAVMFGFGSKKVKLEIISDHHQAITQYIIHTIKRGVTSYEVKGGYKNLPRLKLLTLCSPRESMLIKRYIAETDPDAFVDVLPVISVWGKGIGFDRLSGE from the coding sequence GTGAAGAAAATTGACTTTAATAAAAATGTATTGGATTTCTTATTTGTAACCATAGGTTGTTTATTGATTGCATTTTCAATTACTTCTATTCTAAGACCAAACGGATTAATAACTGGCGGTATAACTGGAATATCAATAATACTAGAAAAGTTAATCCATATTAAATATACCTATGTCTACTATATTTTATCTATTTTAGTTTTAGCTGTTGCTTGGATATCTATGGGAAAAAGAGAAGGTATAAAAATAATTACCCTATCCGTAGTATTCCCTTTTGTATTAATAGTTTTTGAAAGATTTAATTATAGCTTTATAAAAAATGATATGATGCTGGCTTCAGTTTATTTTGGACTTATTTGCGGAATTGGCTCTGGTCTTGTGCTAAAAAGAGGGTTTTCAATGGGAGGAACTGATACTGTTGCGAAAATTCTTCATCATAAGATTTTTACATTTGTAAGCATAAGCGAGATTCTACTTTGTATTGATGGAACACTAATTGCATCATCAGTTATAGTATATAATTCAAATATCGCACTTTATGCTATTATTTCACAAATTATAATGGTAAATATGATTGACGCTGTAATGTTTGGATTTGGTTCAAAGAAGGTAAAACTTGAGATAATAAGCGATCATCATCAAGCTATAACTCAATATATAATCCACACTATTAAAAGAGGAGTTACCAGTTATGAAGTAAAAGGCGGTTATAAAAATTTACCACGCTTAAAACTTCTAACACTATGTTCTCCAAGAGAATCTATGTTAATTAAGAGGTATATAGCAGAAACTGACCCAGATGCCTTTGTAGATGTTTTACCTGTAATCTCAGTATGGGGCAAAGGAATAGGATTTGATCGTTTATCTGGAGAGTAG
- a CDS encoding 3-oxoacid CoA-transferase subunit B — MVIDSKLAKQIIAKRIAKEFRNGQLVNLGIGLPTLVTNYIPEGVHVTLQSENGMIGMGTAPVEDNNDVINAGGQFTSILPGGAFFDTAMSFTLIRGGHVDITVLGALEVDQEGNLANWIVPGKMVPGMGGAMDLVVGAKKVIIAMQHTAKGIPKILKMCTLPLTAKAQVNLIVTELGVMEVTDKGLVLIEIHKDTTVEEVKSLTHAELIISENLKIMDI; from the coding sequence ATGGTTATAGATAGTAAACTTGCAAAACAAATTATTGCAAAAAGAATTGCAAAAGAATTTAGAAATGGCCAACTTGTTAATTTGGGTATAGGGCTTCCAACATTAGTTACAAATTATATTCCTGAAGGTGTACATGTTACTCTCCAATCGGAAAATGGAATGATTGGAATGGGAACGGCCCCAGTAGAAGACAACAACGATGTAATTAATGCAGGAGGTCAATTTACTTCAATACTTCCTGGTGGAGCATTCTTTGATACTGCAATGTCTTTTACTTTAATAAGAGGTGGACACGTTGATATAACTGTCCTTGGAGCATTAGAAGTAGATCAAGAGGGTAACTTAGCTAACTGGATTGTACCAGGTAAAATGGTTCCTGGTATGGGTGGAGCTATGGATTTAGTAGTAGGAGCTAAAAAGGTTATTATTGCAATGCAACATACAGCTAAAGGAATTCCTAAAATACTAAAGATGTGTACATTACCGTTAACAGCAAAAGCACAAGTTAACCTTATAGTTACAGAGCTTGGAGTAATGGAAGTCACGGATAAAGGTCTTGTACTTATTGAAATTCATAAAGATACAACAGTTGAAGAAGTTAAATCACTTACTCATGCTGAACTAATAATATCAGAAAATCTGAAAATAATGGATATATAA
- the atoD gene encoding acetate CoA-transferase subunit alpha has product MNKVVELEQIRPLLKDGMSIMIGGFLACGTPEKIIDLLVETNIKDLTIIANDTSYVDRGIGKLIVNGQVKRLVASHIGTNAETGRLMTEGKIEVELVPQGTLIERIRAAGAGLGGVLTPTGVGTMIEEGKQKLIIEGKKYLLETPIKADLALVYASVVDEIGNAIYYGTTKNFNPIIATAAEIVIIEAKNIVKVGDLDPNNIVTPCVLVDYIIREDN; this is encoded by the coding sequence GTGAATAAAGTTGTAGAGTTAGAACAAATTAGACCACTACTTAAAGACGGAATGTCAATAATGATAGGTGGGTTTCTAGCCTGTGGAACACCAGAAAAGATTATAGATTTATTAGTAGAAACAAATATTAAAGATTTAACTATAATTGCAAATGATACAAGTTATGTAGATAGAGGTATAGGAAAACTTATAGTAAATGGTCAAGTTAAAAGACTTGTAGCTTCTCATATAGGAACAAATGCAGAAACAGGAAGACTTATGACAGAGGGGAAAATAGAAGTAGAACTTGTGCCACAAGGAACACTAATTGAAAGAATAAGAGCGGCTGGAGCTGGACTTGGTGGAGTTCTTACGCCAACTGGAGTTGGTACTATGATAGAAGAAGGAAAACAAAAACTTATAATAGAAGGAAAAAAATATTTGTTAGAGACTCCAATTAAAGCAGATTTAGCACTTGTTTATGCAAGTGTGGTAGATGAAATTGGTAATGCAATTTATTATGGAACAACAAAAAACTTTAATCCAATTATAGCTACTGCTGCAGAAATTGTGATAATTGAAGCTAAAAACATTGTTAAAGTTGGGGATCTTGATCCAAATAATATTGTTACTCCATGCGTATTGGTTGATTATATTATTAGGGAGGATAACTAA
- a CDS encoding GNAT family N-acetyltransferase: MLDIKKGVKSFYVGDNEEKPLAKMEFVYSGDVITIDHTFVSDELRGQNVARQLLEKIVSLARETNKKIIPICPYAKAELNKNDKYLDVLVDEEK, translated from the coding sequence TTGTTGGATATAAAAAAAGGAGTAAAGAGTTTTTATGTGGGTGATAATGAAGAAAAACCACTCGCTAAAATGGAATTTGTATATAGTGGAGATGTCATAACCATCGATCATACTTTTGTATCTGATGAGTTAAGAGGTCAAAATGTAGCTAGACAATTGTTAGAAAAAATTGTTAGTTTAGCGAGAGAAACAAATAAAAAAATAATTCCTATCTGTCCTTACGCCAAAGCGGAATTGAATAAAAATGACAAGTATTTAGATGTATTAGTGGATGAAGAGAAATAG
- the tlp gene encoding small acid-soluble spore protein Tlp, translating into MKNKPDDRRDNVDKIQENISNTIENFNLTQDTIEITDNDKEKKTLEQKNERREDAIDGMRSEIRDEAIDKKNGYR; encoded by the coding sequence ATGAAAAACAAACCAGATGACAGAAGAGATAATGTAGATAAAATCCAAGAAAATATTAGTAATACTATTGAAAACTTTAATCTTACACAGGATACTATTGAAATAACAGATAATGATAAAGAGAAGAAGACATTAGAACAAAAGAATGAGAGAAGAGAAGACGCAATTGATGGTATGAGATCAGAAATTAGAGATGAGGCAATAGATAAAAAGAACGGATATAGATAA
- the ablA gene encoding lysine 2,3-aminomutase gives MRVNRRVELFKDVTDQQWNDWKWQVENRIETVDELKKYIPLTEDEEEGARQCLQTLRMAITPYYLSLIDINDPNDPIRKQAIPTALELHKAHADLLDPLHEDTDSPVPGLTHRYPDRVLLLITDQCSMYCRHCTRRRFAGHSDSDLPMSRIDKAIEYIRNTVQVRDVLLSGGDCLLVDDDKLEYIIERLRDIPHVEIIRLGSRVPVVLPQRITPKLVNMLKKYHPIWLNTHFNHPNEITQEAKLACARLADAGIPLGNQSVLLRGVNDCTHVMMDLVHELVKIRVRPYYIYQCDLSMGLEHFRTPVSKGIEIIEALRGHTSGFCVPTFVVDAPGGGGKTPVMPNYVISQSPEKVVLRNFEGVITTYEQPTSYTSGCHCEVCEGVKKVHKVGVAGLLNNQQMSMEPVGLERNLRGHHE, from the coding sequence ATGAGGGTTAATAGAAGAGTCGAACTATTTAAAGATGTGACAGATCAGCAGTGGAATGATTGGAAATGGCAAGTTGAAAATAGAATTGAGACTGTGGATGAACTTAAAAAATATATACCACTAACAGAAGATGAGGAGGAGGGAGCAAGGCAATGTTTACAAACATTAAGAATGGCAATAACTCCTTACTATCTTTCTTTAATAGATATAAATGATCCAAATGATCCAATAAGAAAACAGGCTATACCAACAGCACTTGAATTACACAAGGCCCACGCTGATTTACTTGACCCACTACATGAAGATACGGATTCTCCAGTACCGGGGCTTACTCATAGGTACCCAGATAGAGTATTACTATTAATAACTGATCAGTGTTCCATGTATTGCAGGCACTGTACAAGAAGAAGATTCGCAGGGCATAGTGATAGTGATTTGCCAATGTCAAGAATAGATAAAGCAATCGAATATATCAGAAATACGGTGCAAGTTAGAGACGTATTATTATCAGGTGGAGATTGCCTACTTGTTGATGATGACAAATTAGAATATATAATCGAAAGATTAAGAGATATACCCCATGTTGAAATAATAAGATTGGGTTCAAGAGTACCTGTGGTTCTTCCACAAAGAATTACGCCAAAATTAGTTAATATGTTAAAGAAATATCACCCAATTTGGTTAAATACTCATTTTAATCATCCAAATGAAATTACGCAGGAAGCAAAACTTGCTTGTGCGAGACTTGCAGATGCAGGGATACCTCTTGGAAATCAATCAGTTCTTTTAAGAGGAGTTAACGACTGTACACATGTAATGATGGATTTAGTTCATGAGCTTGTTAAAATTAGGGTTCGTCCATATTACATTTATCAATGCGACCTTTCAATGGGACTTGAGCACTTTAGAACGCCAGTATCTAAAGGAATAGAAATTATTGAAGCTTTAAGAGGGCATACTTCAGGATTCTGTGTGCCAACATTTGTTGTTGATGCTCCAGGCGGTGGTGGAAAAACTCCGGTAATGCCGAACTATGTTATATCTCAAAGTCCTGAAAAAGTAGTACTCAGAAACTTTGAGGGTGTTATAACTACTTATGAACAACCAACTAGCTATACTTCAGGTTGCCATTGTGAAGTATGCGAAGGGGTCAAAAAGGTTCACAAAGTGGGAGTAGCTGGATTATTAAATAATCAACAAATGTCAATGGAACCAGTTGGACTTGAGAGAAATTTAAGAGGACACCACGAGTAA
- a CDS encoding glutamate decarboxylase, with translation MTLHHYKKGRDEDEFKDLYTNSIALDQLPKNELPETTSDPKVIRQLVLDELFMDGNARQNLATFCTTYIEDEVHELMDLSIDKNMIDKDEYPQTSEIEHRCVSILANLWHSPEKEDTIGCSTTGSSEAAMLGGLALKWQWRKRREAQGKSTDNPNIVCGPVQICWHKFARYFDVEIKEIPITEDELGINPDKLNDYCDENTIGVVATLGSTFTGIYEPVQELAEALDKIQNEKGFDIPIHVDGASGGFIAPFIQEKLKWDFCIDRVKSINASGHKFGMAPLGVGWIIWRTVADLPKELIFNVDYLGGQMPTFALNFSRPAGQIIAQYYNFLRLGRDGYTTIQSECASTAQYLGEQLGEIDTLEILYDGHGGIPAVCYSLKDEAEAGFSLYDLSDRLRMHGWQIASYPLPSDRQNMTVQRILIRHGVSRDMIFLLLRDFRKELEYLKNNPVLNNHDKVSFHH, from the coding sequence ATGACATTACATCATTATAAAAAAGGTAGAGATGAAGATGAGTTTAAGGATCTTTATACTAATTCAATAGCACTTGATCAGCTTCCGAAAAATGAGTTGCCTGAAACAACTTCAGATCCTAAAGTAATTAGGCAATTAGTTCTCGATGAGCTTTTTATGGATGGAAATGCGCGTCAAAATTTAGCAACATTTTGTACAACATATATCGAAGATGAAGTTCATGAGCTCATGGATTTGTCAATCGATAAAAATATGATAGACAAGGATGAGTACCCACAAACTTCTGAAATTGAACATCGATGCGTGAGTATATTAGCAAATCTATGGCATTCACCTGAAAAAGAAGATACCATTGGATGTTCAACAACTGGATCTAGTGAAGCTGCAATGCTTGGGGGCCTTGCACTTAAATGGCAGTGGCGGAAGAGGCGTGAAGCTCAGGGGAAATCTACTGATAATCCTAATATTGTATGTGGACCTGTTCAGATATGTTGGCATAAATTTGCACGTTACTTTGATGTTGAAATTAAAGAGATTCCAATAACCGAAGATGAATTAGGTATAAATCCAGATAAGCTAAATGATTATTGCGATGAAAACACAATTGGAGTAGTGGCAACTTTGGGTAGTACATTTACTGGAATATATGAACCAGTACAGGAGCTAGCTGAAGCCTTAGATAAGATTCAAAATGAAAAAGGTTTTGATATACCTATTCATGTAGATGGAGCTAGTGGAGGATTCATTGCCCCATTTATACAAGAAAAGCTTAAGTGGGACTTTTGCATTGACAGGGTCAAATCAATTAATGCTTCAGGTCATAAATTTGGCATGGCACCACTTGGCGTTGGTTGGATAATTTGGAGGACTGTGGCTGACCTGCCTAAGGAGTTAATTTTTAATGTTGATTACTTAGGGGGACAAATGCCAACGTTTGCTCTAAATTTTTCAAGGCCAGCTGGTCAAATTATTGCTCAATATTACAACTTTTTACGATTGGGTCGTGATGGCTACACTACAATTCAAAGTGAATGTGCCAGCACTGCTCAGTATTTAGGTGAGCAATTAGGAGAAATAGATACTTTGGAAATATTATATGATGGACATGGTGGTATACCGGCAGTTTGTTATTCGTTAAAGGATGAAGCGGAAGCAGGATTTTCACTTTATGATCTTTCTGACCGTTTGAGAATGCACGGTTGGCAAATCGCGTCCTATCCACTCCCAAGTGATCGTCAAAATATGACTGTGCAACGTATTTTAATTCGTCATGGAGTTAGTAGGGACATGATATTTTTACTACTTCGTGATTTTCGTAAAGAACTGGAGTATTTAAAAAATAATCCAGTATTAAATAATCACGACAAAGTTAGTTTTCATCATTAA
- a CDS encoding L-erythro-3,5-diaminohexanoate dehydrogenase has translation MKKGCKYGTHRVIQPIGVMPQPAAKISNDMNIFDNEILIDVHALNIDSASFTQIDEEAGHDIEKIKAKIIEIVAERGKMQNPVTGSGGMLIGTVEKIGEALDGKIDLKVGDKISTLVSLSLTPLKIDEIIDIKPDIDRVVIKGKAILFESGLYAKLPKDMDENLALAALDVAGAAAQVAKLVKPGQSVLLLGAAGKSGMLCSYEAVKRVGPTGNVIGLVRNEEEKTRLKRLGLKMKIVICDARAAIDVMNATLECNNGCEVDVAINMVNVTNTEMSTILPVKDGGVVYFFSMSTSFTKAALGAEGVGKDITMIVGNGYTKGHAEITLEELRENETLREIFEELYV, from the coding sequence ATGAAAAAAGGATGCAAATACGGAACACACAGGGTAATACAGCCAATAGGTGTTATGCCACAGCCAGCAGCAAAAATCTCAAATGATATGAATATATTCGATAATGAAATTTTAATTGATGTGCATGCTTTAAATATAGATTCAGCTAGCTTTACCCAAATAGATGAAGAAGCTGGACATGACATCGAAAAAATAAAAGCTAAAATCATTGAGATTGTTGCAGAAAGAGGAAAAATGCAAAATCCAGTAACCGGATCAGGTGGAATGCTTATTGGAACAGTTGAAAAAATAGGTGAAGCATTAGATGGAAAAATAGATCTTAAAGTTGGAGACAAAATATCTACATTAGTTTCATTATCATTAACTCCTTTAAAAATAGATGAAATTATAGATATTAAACCGGACATAGATAGAGTTGTGATAAAAGGAAAAGCTATTTTGTTTGAAAGTGGATTATATGCAAAACTTCCAAAAGATATGGATGAAAATTTAGCATTAGCAGCATTAGACGTTGCAGGGGCAGCAGCTCAAGTTGCTAAACTTGTTAAACCAGGTCAATCAGTTCTTTTATTAGGTGCAGCAGGAAAATCGGGAATGCTTTGCTCTTACGAAGCGGTTAAGAGGGTAGGACCAACAGGAAATGTTATTGGACTTGTAAGAAACGAGGAAGAAAAAACGAGATTGAAAAGACTTGGCTTAAAAATGAAAATAGTTATTTGTGACGCTAGAGCTGCTATTGATGTAATGAATGCTACTTTGGAGTGCAACAATGGGTGTGAAGTGGATGTTGCAATTAATATGGTAAACGTTACCAATACTGAAATGTCAACAATACTGCCTGTAAAAGATGGCGGAGTAGTTTACTTCTTCTCTATGTCTACAAGCTTTACAAAAGCAGCACTTGGAGCTGAAGGAGTAGGTAAAGATATTACCATGATTGTAGGAAATGGATACACTAAAGGACATGCTGAAATAACGCTTGAAGAGTTAAGAGAAAATGAGACATTAAGAGAAATATTCGAGGAATTATATGTTTAA
- a CDS encoding PilZ domain-containing protein: METRGIRKYPRIECKTPICTQISIVKFNNKMVTTGKGNICVENISSGGLKFLFSLNLPVSDIMVIEFKLIVEEVCTAFYGYIVRKEEVDRGIYRYGVKFINKAGDDEHEQFISRLNELNKNGTLENSGHCSYDVDCIRKCTVNVDRRIYKRYKLNNNFVAKMKVHKISNKSGISQWVTIRIDNISHDGIQFITDINLVIDEDTMLEISIVIADTKIYVKGYMSWREKVEENKYIYGVKLDITDSEKEKIVQVLAHVVDFSSENGLLTHECLGLKFNYSRPQNHNFERLI, translated from the coding sequence ATGGAAACAAGGGGCATTAGAAAATATCCTAGAATTGAATGTAAGACACCAATTTGTACGCAAATTTCTATTGTTAAATTTAATAATAAAATGGTTACTACAGGAAAAGGAAATATCTGTGTAGAAAATATCAGTTCTGGTGGCCTCAAGTTTCTTTTTAGTTTAAATCTACCAGTAAGTGATATTATGGTTATTGAGTTTAAGTTGATAGTTGAAGAGGTGTGTACTGCTTTTTATGGTTATATTGTGAGAAAAGAAGAAGTCGATAGGGGCATATATAGATATGGAGTTAAGTTTATTAATAAGGCTGGCGATGATGAACATGAACAGTTTATAAGCAGGCTTAATGAGTTAAATAAAAATGGAACTTTAGAGAATTCTGGTCATTGTTCATATGATGTGGATTGTATTAGAAAATGTACGGTGAATGTTGATAGAAGAATATATAAAAGATATAAACTTAATAATAATTTTGTTGCAAAAATGAAGGTGCACAAAATCAGTAATAAATCGGGCATTTCGCAGTGGGTCACTATACGAATAGATAATATCTCACATGATGGTATTCAATTTATTACTGATATTAATTTAGTAATAGATGAGGATACAATGTTAGAAATTAGTATAGTTATTGCTGATACAAAAATTTATGTCAAAGGTTATATGTCGTGGAGAGAAAAAGTTGAAGAAAATAAATATATATATGGAGTGAAATTAGACATTACTGATTCAGAAAAAGAAAAGATAGTTCAAGTTTTAGCCCATGTGGTGGATTTTTCTTCGGAAAATGGATTACTTACGCACGAATGTCTTGGACTAAAGTTTAATTATTCTAGGCCTCAAAATCATAATTTTGAGAGACTTATATAA
- a CDS encoding plasmid pRiA4b ORF-3 family protein → MQICCTKKLQDEMGIVLQNETEEEDFFCWSVHLITVNRRKTIVMVNDSNRFGFVIYGLKAKQFKNLNELLIIGIRNCLRDEKIKEEIVDNYLKSAGEFIYSKTRGSKYVARLNKACELIKSLGDNLELSELFQTSATRIMNKDIVKMSKESDYHYPYELLNKDLKIFAGEEIVRCEAVDLIVKLKLYPKMAWRRIITPINTTFKELHEILQVAFDWKDYHLYEFNIIDDTGKYVLNVISEFEEVYEESQDCKILLDSQVDISEYTNHKYRIVYCYDYGDNWEHEITIQGVNAKYDKNYPTCVMGGGNTPPEDVGGITGYKEFLKIMKNPNHAEYENTKRWAQGQRYKDYDSDSVNRRLKNVLRR, encoded by the coding sequence ATGCAAATATGTTGTACAAAGAAACTACAAGATGAGATGGGAATAGTGCTTCAAAATGAAACTGAAGAGGAAGATTTTTTTTGCTGGAGTGTACATTTGATTACCGTAAATCGAAGAAAGACAATTGTGATGGTAAACGATAGCAATAGATTTGGATTTGTTATTTATGGGTTAAAAGCAAAACAATTTAAAAATTTAAATGAGTTACTCATTATTGGAATTAGAAATTGTTTGAGAGATGAAAAAATTAAGGAAGAAATCGTAGATAATTATTTGAAAAGTGCGGGAGAATTTATTTATTCGAAGACAAGAGGTTCGAAATATGTGGCTAGGCTTAATAAAGCTTGTGAACTTATAAAAAGCCTTGGAGATAATTTAGAATTAAGTGAACTTTTTCAAACTTCGGCAACTAGAATAATGAACAAAGACATTGTAAAAATGAGTAAGGAATCCGATTATCACTATCCGTATGAACTCCTAAACAAGGATCTTAAAATATTTGCTGGGGAAGAAATTGTTAGATGTGAGGCAGTAGATTTAATAGTTAAGCTTAAATTATATCCCAAAATGGCATGGAGAAGAATTATAACTCCTATAAATACTACATTTAAGGAGCTTCATGAAATACTCCAAGTCGCTTTTGATTGGAAAGACTACCATTTGTATGAATTCAATATTATTGATGATACAGGTAAATATGTCTTAAATGTTATTAGTGAATTTGAAGAGGTTTATGAAGAATCTCAGGACTGTAAAATACTTTTAGATTCACAGGTTGATATTTCAGAATACACTAATCACAAATATCGAATAGTTTATTGTTATGACTACGGCGATAACTGGGAGCATGAGATTACTATACAAGGTGTTAATGCGAAGTATGATAAAAATTACCCAACTTGTGTAATGGGTGGTGGCAATACTCCACCAGAAGATGTTGGGGGTATTACTGGATATAAGGAATTTTTAAAAATAATGAAAAATCCTAATCATGCTGAATATGAAAATACTAAAAGGTGGGCGCAAGGTCAGAGGTATAAGGATTATGATTCGGACTCTGTAAATAGACGTTTGAAAAATGTTTTGCGCAGATAA